A portion of the Corallincola holothuriorum genome contains these proteins:
- a CDS encoding SlyX family protein, translated as MSQTDVEIRIDELESKLAFQEDTIQQLSEVLAKQDETLRTVERQLKLMADKFKSMQSHQIASEAEETPPPHY; from the coding sequence ATGAGTCAGACAGACGTCGAAATACGAATTGATGAACTGGAAAGCAAACTCGCTTTTCAGGAAGATACCATCCAGCAACTCAGTGAAGTTTTAGCCAAGCAGGATGAGACCCTGCGTACAGTAGAGCGGCAACTGAAGCTGATGGCTGACAAGTTCAAAAGCATGCAAAGTCATCAGATCGCCAGTGAAGCGGAAGAAACCCCGCCGCCACACTATTAA
- a CDS encoding YheU family protein codes for MIIPYQQLAPNTLESILESYALREGTDYGIDEVPLQHKVEQLMQQLQHGDLLLVWSELHETINLMSKQSWQQLQQEASTTQAFNEDSSS; via the coding sequence ATGATCATTCCTTATCAGCAGCTCGCTCCAAACACTCTGGAAAGCATCCTCGAAAGCTATGCACTGCGAGAGGGGACGGACTACGGAATTGATGAGGTGCCTTTGCAACATAAAGTCGAACAGCTTATGCAACAGTTACAGCATGGCGATCTCTTATTGGTATGGTCAGAACTGCATGAAACAATTAATCTGATGTCAAAACAATCATGGCAACAACTGCAGCAAGAGGCCTCTACAACGCAAGCATTTAACGAAGACAGCTCAAGCTAA
- the fkpA gene encoding FKBP-type peptidyl-prolyl cis-trans isomerase, with the protein MKTLFKVSLIALGVSALVACQQDAATEAAPAKLETEAQKQAYALGSSVGSFIARNLSEHEALGIQLDRDMVQKGFVEGLGNSGQLSDQEIQTLLQGLDGQLNQARETQAEVLKVENKEKGAAYLVEFAKTEGVTATESGLLYEVMVQGEGAQPKAEDTVTVHYTGTLIDGTKFDSSLDRGQPAVFPLNRVIPGWTEGVQLMNVGSKYKFVIPSELAYGEMGAGTIPPNSTLIFEVELLDVEVAAAAAEAGAADEHEGHAH; encoded by the coding sequence ATGAAAACACTGTTTAAAGTGTCACTGATAGCCTTGGGCGTAAGCGCACTGGTTGCATGCCAACAAGATGCCGCTACTGAGGCTGCACCAGCCAAGTTGGAAACAGAAGCTCAGAAGCAAGCCTATGCGCTGGGTTCATCTGTGGGCAGCTTTATTGCCCGTAACTTGAGCGAGCATGAAGCTTTAGGTATTCAATTGGACCGTGACATGGTTCAAAAGGGCTTTGTTGAAGGTTTAGGTAACAGCGGTCAATTGAGCGATCAAGAGATCCAGACGTTATTGCAAGGTTTGGACGGCCAGTTGAACCAAGCTCGTGAAACTCAAGCTGAAGTGCTGAAAGTTGAAAATAAGGAAAAGGGCGCGGCCTACCTTGTTGAGTTTGCTAAGACTGAAGGCGTTACCGCCACTGAATCGGGTCTACTGTATGAAGTGATGGTTCAAGGCGAAGGTGCTCAACCTAAAGCTGAAGACACTGTGACAGTTCACTATACTGGCACGCTGATCGACGGCACTAAGTTTGATAGCTCCCTGGATCGTGGACAGCCAGCAGTATTTCCTTTGAACCGGGTTATCCCTGGTTGGACCGAAGGTGTTCAGCTGATGAACGTGGGTTCAAAGTATAAGTTCGTGATCCCTTCTGAACTGGCTTACGGCGAGATGGGTGCCGGCACTATTCCACCAAATTCAACATTGATTTTCGAAGTTGAACTATTGGATGTTGAAGTTGCCGCTGCCGCCGCAGAAGCTGGCGCAGCTGATGAACATGAAGGTCACGCGCATTAA
- a CDS encoding phosphoribulokinase: protein MSAKHPIIAITGSSGAGTTTTSTAFEHIFRHKKVTAALVQGDAFHRYSRPEMDVAIRKAQEQGKHISYFGPKANDFGLLENFFKIYGESGGGRYRRYLHTFDEAVPFNQMPGTFTPWQELPDNTDVLFYEGLHGGIVTEENNVAEHVDLLIGMVPIVNLEWIQKIIRDTGERGHSREAVTQSILRSMEDYVNFITPQFSRTHVNFQRVPTVDTSNPFSASDIPSLDESFVVIRFDDASKVDFPYCLQMIDGAFMSRLNTLVVPGGKMSFAMELILAPMIEELLEKRRKLLEF, encoded by the coding sequence ATGTCGGCTAAACATCCCATCATTGCTATCACTGGTTCTTCCGGTGCGGGTACCACAACCACCAGCACCGCGTTTGAACATATCTTCCGCCACAAAAAAGTGACGGCAGCCTTGGTGCAAGGGGATGCTTTTCACCGTTATTCTCGCCCCGAGATGGATGTCGCCATCCGCAAAGCACAAGAGCAGGGCAAACACATCAGCTACTTTGGCCCCAAGGCTAATGACTTTGGTTTACTGGAAAATTTCTTCAAGATATATGGTGAAAGTGGCGGCGGACGTTATCGTCGTTATCTACACACTTTCGATGAAGCGGTGCCGTTTAATCAAATGCCAGGTACTTTTACACCCTGGCAGGAGTTGCCGGACAACACTGATGTACTGTTTTATGAAGGCCTACATGGCGGTATTGTCACCGAAGAGAACAATGTTGCGGAACACGTTGACCTACTGATCGGCATGGTACCGATTGTAAATCTAGAATGGATCCAGAAGATCATCAGGGACACAGGAGAACGAGGTCACTCTCGGGAAGCTGTCACCCAATCAATCCTGCGTTCTATGGAAGATTACGTTAACTTTATTACGCCGCAGTTCTCCCGTACCCACGTTAACTTCCAGCGTGTACCAACCGTTGATACCTCCAACCCATTCTCAGCATCTGATATCCCCAGCCTAGATGAAAGCTTTGTCGTGATCCGCTTTGATGATGCCAGTAAAGTCGACTTTCCCTACTGCTTGCAGATGATTGACGGTGCATTTATGTCTCGACTCAATACCTTAGTGGTACCCGGCGGCAAAATGAGTTTTGCCATGGAGCTGATATTGGCACCGATGATTGAAGAGTTATTAGAAAAACGACGTAAATTGCTTGAATTCTAA
- a CDS encoding TIGR02444 family protein, protein MELEADSFWQASYSHYQQPDVKDACLWLQDEKGLNVNLLLLICWAAEQGIELTPVEIDTMLTAAAEWHEQNIAMIRQLRRATEAATWMDDDKREQLKQKLLDSELTMERIEQQILVEQLKRLAPAQRNNARAEQSFWNYLLHLNIPLDEEIQAKFGQLL, encoded by the coding sequence ATGGAACTGGAAGCAGATAGTTTTTGGCAGGCCTCTTACAGCCATTATCAACAGCCAGACGTAAAAGACGCTTGCTTATGGCTACAGGATGAAAAAGGCCTCAACGTTAACTTACTCCTGCTTATCTGTTGGGCAGCGGAACAGGGCATTGAATTAACACCTGTAGAGATCGACACCATGTTAACGGCTGCGGCTGAGTGGCATGAGCAAAATATAGCGATGATCCGCCAGTTACGCCGTGCCACAGAAGCGGCAACCTGGATGGATGATGATAAACGTGAGCAGTTGAAACAGAAATTACTGGACAGCGAACTGACCATGGAGCGCATCGAACAGCAGATATTAGTGGAACAGCTAAAGAGACTTGCTCCTGCCCAAAGAAACAATGCACGAGCCGAACAAAGTTTCTGGAACTACCTGCTACACCTCAACATCCCATTAGACGAAGAGATTCAAGCCAAGTTTGGCCAACTGCTGTGA
- a CDS encoding GMC family oxidoreductase, translated as MGGTGPMKDPMAAVLNAGAKHIDGALLGNDLQLEADVAVVGSGAGGGLAAEIFALAGLRVIIIEEGGLHTSSSFNMEERSAYPHLYQEAAGRRTMDGAISVLQGRCVGGGTTVNWTTSLRTPDNTLQHWQQAFGLKEHTSEALAPWFERVEQRLHIHPWAVPPNQNNALLAQGCEHLGWSHKVIPRNVMGCANLGYCGMGCPINAKQSMLVTTLPSAMDNGATLMSHMRVERLARERDRISTIHCRPLDRFGKARAEVSVQVRATQVVMAAGAIGTPAIIMRSSLPDPYGMVGKRTFLHPVLISGARFNEAVNGHSGAPQSVYSDQFLWPTAEEMGFKLEVPPLHPILIASKLVGFGQWHADVMADFNHLQVTLALLRDGFEEQSQGGHVVLSSDGAPRLDYPLNDYLWKSARNALLRMAELQFAAGATAVLPMHESAEMFPSWKKAQQAIKQLTMAPRQTTLTSAHVMGGCAMGNDAVSSVIDSDGRYHRLDNLWIMDGSMFPTSLGANPQLSIYAMVARNATRLAQQMTGQDHSSWPNLA; from the coding sequence ATGGGTGGTACCGGGCCGATGAAAGATCCGATGGCAGCAGTGTTAAATGCCGGAGCAAAGCATATCGATGGTGCTTTGCTGGGTAACGATTTGCAGTTAGAAGCTGACGTTGCTGTCGTGGGTAGTGGTGCCGGTGGTGGTCTTGCTGCAGAGATATTCGCGTTAGCCGGATTGCGGGTCATTATCATTGAAGAGGGAGGCCTGCACACTAGCAGCAGTTTCAACATGGAGGAGCGCAGCGCATATCCTCACCTCTATCAAGAGGCGGCAGGGCGCAGAACGATGGATGGTGCCATCTCTGTTCTGCAAGGGCGCTGTGTTGGCGGCGGAACCACAGTCAATTGGACCACTTCACTGCGTACTCCTGATAATACGTTGCAACACTGGCAGCAAGCATTTGGTCTCAAGGAGCATACCTCCGAAGCGTTAGCGCCGTGGTTTGAGCGTGTCGAACAGCGTCTGCATATACACCCTTGGGCGGTACCGCCGAATCAAAACAACGCATTATTGGCTCAGGGGTGTGAGCATTTAGGCTGGTCTCATAAGGTGATACCCAGGAATGTGATGGGCTGTGCCAACCTCGGCTACTGCGGTATGGGCTGTCCGATCAACGCTAAGCAATCGATGTTGGTGACCACATTACCGTCAGCAATGGACAACGGTGCCACCTTGATGAGCCATATGCGCGTGGAGCGGTTGGCGCGCGAGCGTGATCGCATATCAACCATTCATTGTCGACCGCTAGATCGGTTTGGAAAGGCGCGGGCAGAAGTTTCAGTACAAGTCAGAGCGACGCAAGTGGTGATGGCCGCGGGGGCTATCGGCACGCCAGCGATCATCATGCGCTCCTCGTTGCCTGATCCTTATGGCATGGTGGGTAAGCGGACATTTTTGCATCCGGTACTGATCAGTGGTGCGCGCTTTAACGAGGCGGTGAATGGGCACAGTGGAGCGCCACAAAGTGTCTATTCAGATCAGTTTCTTTGGCCGACAGCTGAGGAGATGGGATTCAAGCTGGAAGTCCCGCCATTACACCCAATTTTGATCGCTTCGAAGTTGGTTGGTTTTGGTCAATGGCATGCTGATGTCATGGCAGACTTCAATCACCTGCAAGTGACTTTGGCGTTGCTGCGGGATGGTTTTGAGGAGCAAAGCCAGGGCGGTCATGTGGTATTGAGCAGTGATGGTGCGCCGCGTCTCGATTATCCGCTCAATGACTACCTGTGGAAAAGCGCCCGGAATGCCCTGCTGAGAATGGCTGAACTGCAGTTTGCTGCAGGGGCGACAGCGGTTCTACCCATGCATGAATCTGCTGAGATGTTTCCCAGTTGGAAAAAGGCACAGCAGGCGATTAAGCAACTAACGATGGCACCGCGTCAGACTACCTTGACCTCTGCTCATGTGATGGGGGGGTGCGCGATGGGGAATGATGCAGTGAGCTCGGTGATCGATTCAGATGGTCGCTATCACCGCTTAGATAATCTGTGGATCATGGATGGTTCGATGTTCCCGACGAGTTTAGGCGCAAATCCGCAGTTATCTATCTATGCCATGGTGGCAAGAAATGCCACTCGGCTGGCACAGCAGATGACAGGGCAGGATCACAGCAGTTGGCCAAACTTGGCTTGA
- a CDS encoding WD40 repeat domain-containing protein: MSRFNLIITFIALTSLISGCQRSESPVEQFEHAVGGAYTAALSEDGRYAIVSSNQHAISLWDIQRNALKYVWRHEGEDNLVLAADIADDNSFAVTADVNRFAIWNISTGESVGFWQIRDSSIRDVAISKGGRYVLIGKSSGVVVHVDIDTGRRIEFLGHQTKINSVDLSPNGRYALSGSNDYVAYLWDTQTGQAVYRFVHDSRVSMVALDHQGRYAFTADSKRGSRIWDLKTGKEISQLKFAQRQNIFSAVRFSDDGKYLATGSPSRVLALWDVSSGKRLQKWYVTPRKDTRPQSAVVYAVAFQDSNTLITESSSGFAEFWPIDIPQ, translated from the coding sequence ATGTCTAGGTTTAACTTGATCATCACATTTATCGCTCTGACCAGCCTGATCAGCGGCTGCCAGAGAAGTGAATCACCCGTCGAACAGTTCGAACACGCCGTTGGAGGCGCCTATACTGCCGCACTCTCTGAAGATGGTCGCTATGCGATAGTCTCATCGAATCAGCATGCCATTTCACTTTGGGATATCCAGCGCAATGCCCTTAAGTATGTCTGGCGCCATGAAGGCGAAGACAACTTGGTGTTAGCAGCAGATATCGCTGATGACAACAGCTTTGCCGTCACCGCAGATGTTAATCGTTTCGCGATCTGGAATATCAGTACAGGCGAATCGGTCGGCTTTTGGCAGATCCGCGACTCCAGCATCAGAGACGTTGCCATCTCCAAAGGTGGACGCTATGTACTCATAGGCAAAAGCAGTGGTGTTGTTGTTCACGTCGATATAGACACAGGGCGGCGCATAGAGTTCCTTGGCCACCAAACCAAAATTAACAGTGTCGATCTTTCCCCAAATGGGCGCTATGCCCTGTCTGGCAGTAATGATTACGTCGCTTACCTCTGGGACACGCAGACAGGTCAAGCGGTGTATCGCTTTGTGCATGATTCCAGAGTCAGTATGGTTGCCTTAGACCATCAAGGCAGATATGCCTTTACCGCCGACAGTAAACGCGGCTCCAGGATCTGGGATCTGAAAACAGGTAAAGAGATAAGCCAGCTTAAATTTGCTCAACGGCAGAATATCTTTAGCGCCGTCAGGTTTTCTGACGATGGAAAATACCTTGCCACCGGCTCCCCCTCTCGGGTACTTGCGCTTTGGGACGTAAGCAGTGGTAAACGGCTACAAAAATGGTACGTCACGCCAAGAAAAGATACCCGTCCGCAAAGCGCGGTGGTGTATGCTGTCGCCTTCCAGGATTCAAACACCCTGATCACCGAAAGCTCCAGCGGGTTCGCCGAATTTTGGCCGATTGATATCCCGCAATAA
- a CDS encoding hydrolase, with translation MIAPFNPPWWLKNPHLQTILPTLLRRKKLVNTWRERWELEDGDFIDLDWLSRTTASKQPIVVLLHGLEGSVNSPYAQGMLQAIKHQGWQGVLMHFRGCSGEPNRLPRAYHSGEIGDISALIDKLQLAHPDSPLLAVGYSLGANVLIRYQGEKGKSSPLCAACAISPPLDLAACADRIGQGLSRIYQRHLLSRMRKNVQRKLTNSKLRAQMELNQQQIAELRTFWQFDQHITAPLHGFSGVDDYYQRMSGLRFITQIKRPTLLIHAADDPFMTSAVIPKQQQLPPSLQYELYANGGHVGFLDGGLPWRPSYWLERRVPQFFHSQLETQ, from the coding sequence TTGATCGCACCCTTTAACCCCCCGTGGTGGCTCAAAAATCCCCACTTGCAAACTATTTTGCCAACCCTGCTCCGCCGCAAGAAGCTGGTTAACACGTGGCGTGAACGCTGGGAGCTGGAAGATGGCGATTTTATCGATCTTGACTGGCTAAGCCGCACAACTGCAAGTAAACAACCCATTGTGGTTCTACTCCATGGCTTGGAGGGCTCGGTGAACAGCCCCTACGCCCAAGGTATGTTGCAAGCGATTAAGCATCAGGGGTGGCAAGGCGTGCTGATGCACTTCCGCGGTTGCAGTGGCGAACCGAATCGCCTACCTCGCGCCTACCATAGCGGTGAGATCGGCGATATCTCGGCACTCATAGATAAGCTACAACTGGCACACCCCGATTCACCGCTGCTTGCCGTTGGCTACTCTCTCGGTGCGAATGTATTGATCCGCTATCAGGGTGAAAAGGGAAAGAGCTCGCCCCTCTGCGCCGCCTGCGCTATTTCACCCCCTTTGGATTTAGCAGCCTGCGCGGATCGTATCGGCCAAGGGCTATCCCGCATTTATCAACGACATCTGCTATCGAGAATGCGGAAAAATGTGCAACGAAAATTGACGAACAGCAAACTTAGGGCGCAGATGGAGCTTAACCAACAACAGATTGCTGAACTCAGAACTTTCTGGCAGTTTGACCAGCATATCACCGCCCCGTTGCATGGCTTTAGCGGGGTTGATGACTACTATCAACGCATGAGTGGTCTCAGATTTATTACACAGATCAAGCGCCCAACCCTATTGATCCATGCCGCGGATGACCCGTTTATGACCAGCGCGGTGATCCCGAAGCAGCAACAATTACCCCCTTCCTTGCAATATGAACTGTATGCTAATGGTGGTCATGTCGGCTTTCTTGACGGTGGCTTACCTTGGCGCCCAAGTTACTGGTTAGAACGGCGGGTACCGCAATTTTTTCATAGTCAATTGGAAACACAATGA
- a CDS encoding YheV family putative zinc ribbon protein, protein MARQRKRFIAGATCPECQQQDTIMVYFEDDVEQIACVACDYHALRPEQGESGGPVADDQLIGIFKPD, encoded by the coding sequence ATGGCGCGACAACGTAAACGATTCATTGCCGGAGCCACCTGCCCGGAGTGTCAGCAGCAAGACACCATCATGGTTTATTTTGAAGATGATGTAGAGCAGATCGCTTGTGTTGCTTGTGATTATCATGCATTGCGGCCGGAGCAAGGCGAGAGTGGCGGCCCGGTGGCTGATGATCAACTGATTGGCATATTTAAGCCGGATTGA
- the rsd gene encoding sigma D regulator — protein MLTRLEQAQKAWGGSHDAIDNWLNERQDVLVSYCKLAGLPPYTADKQTLPEVDNIKQFCQLLVDYISAGHFEVYDRIVSQCEINGGKHKLLAEEQQARLTETTQAALEFNDLYAESTESDDLDGFDQNMAALGNALEVRFELEDQLIATLFESASNKAETA, from the coding sequence ATGCTAACGCGATTGGAGCAAGCGCAAAAAGCATGGGGCGGCAGCCACGATGCCATAGACAACTGGCTAAATGAACGTCAAGACGTGTTGGTAAGCTACTGTAAATTAGCAGGGTTACCACCATACACAGCAGACAAGCAGACCCTGCCAGAAGTAGATAACATTAAACAGTTCTGTCAGCTGTTGGTGGATTACATTTCAGCTGGGCATTTCGAAGTGTACGACCGCATTGTTTCCCAATGTGAAATCAATGGTGGTAAGCACAAATTATTAGCAGAAGAACAGCAGGCTCGGCTGACTGAAACAACTCAAGCAGCACTGGAGTTTAATGACCTTTATGCTGAATCCACGGAAAGTGACGACCTGGATGGCTTCGACCAGAATATGGCAGCCCTTGGCAATGCGCTGGAAGTGAGATTTGAGCTCGAAGATCAGCTGATAGCGACACTTTTTGAAAGCGCATCAAATAAAGCAGAAACTGCTTAG
- a CDS encoding ATP-binding cassette domain-containing protein, whose amino-acid sequence MIQLNQVELRQGAKLLLENASFTLFPGHKVGLVGANGCGKSSLLQLLRGEISVDAGDIQVPAQWRIVSVKQETPALQKPAIEYVLDGHVEYRRLCDALAAAEAHAEDGHALAELHSAFETINGYQLPAEAARLMSGLGFEEAQLQKPVSDFSGGWRMRLNLAQALLMPSDALLLDEPTNHLDLDAVIWFERWLQRYPGSVILISHDRDFLDATIGGILSIAHGEITQYTGNYSSFERQRAEQQLQKQIAFDRQQQKRAELQGFINRFKAKASKAKQAQSRIKVLEKMEDLLPAHQASPFSFQFPPPPHMPNPLMSLDQTDIGYNNTPLLTNVNLMLLPGSRLGLLGHNGAGKSTLIKLMAGKLAPLSGGIVVNQGVRLGYFAQHQLEALDSHASPLLHLQRLAPKEREQVLRDFLGRFGFIGDQALAPVAPFSGGEKARLALAILVWQAPNLLLLDEPTNHLDLEMRHALTMALQAFEGAVVIVSHDRHLLKSCCDEFVLVDSQQVTDFSGDLDEYQQWLLSSTKVASDLDGTEGSSETAPVKIDRKAQKRLEAEFRQQTKATRKRIENLEKLMEKSTDSLATIEQRLAEPSLYEAENKAELNQLLLQQAEHKQTLEQSEAEWLELQEQLEEETEQFREQLDGTGSR is encoded by the coding sequence ATGATCCAACTTAATCAGGTAGAGCTGCGCCAAGGCGCTAAACTACTGCTCGAAAACGCCAGTTTCACTCTGTTTCCCGGTCACAAAGTTGGCCTAGTCGGTGCTAACGGCTGCGGTAAATCCTCTTTGTTGCAGCTACTTAGGGGTGAAATCAGCGTTGATGCCGGCGATATTCAGGTGCCAGCTCAATGGCGTATTGTCAGCGTCAAGCAGGAAACACCAGCATTGCAGAAACCAGCGATCGAATATGTGCTTGATGGCCATGTGGAGTATCGACGCCTATGTGATGCCCTAGCGGCGGCAGAGGCGCACGCTGAAGATGGCCACGCCTTAGCAGAGCTGCACAGCGCGTTTGAAACCATTAATGGTTACCAACTGCCTGCAGAAGCTGCCCGCCTGATGTCTGGCTTGGGATTTGAAGAAGCCCAACTGCAGAAGCCAGTATCAGATTTTTCTGGTGGTTGGCGCATGCGCTTGAATCTAGCGCAAGCCCTATTAATGCCTTCTGATGCATTGCTACTCGATGAGCCAACTAACCACTTGGATCTCGATGCCGTAATCTGGTTTGAGCGTTGGCTACAACGCTATCCCGGCAGTGTCATTCTGATCTCACACGATCGAGACTTTCTCGATGCGACCATTGGCGGGATCCTCAGTATTGCCCATGGCGAGATCACCCAGTACACGGGCAATTACTCCTCGTTTGAACGCCAGCGGGCCGAACAACAGTTGCAGAAACAGATCGCTTTTGACCGGCAACAGCAAAAAAGAGCTGAACTGCAGGGCTTTATCAACCGCTTCAAGGCCAAAGCCAGCAAGGCGAAACAAGCGCAAAGCCGGATTAAAGTGCTGGAAAAAATGGAAGACCTACTGCCGGCCCATCAAGCCTCGCCGTTTAGTTTTCAATTTCCACCGCCACCCCATATGCCCAACCCACTAATGTCACTGGATCAAACTGATATTGGCTATAACAACACGCCGCTGCTGACCAACGTCAACTTAATGTTACTGCCAGGCAGTCGATTGGGTTTGCTCGGACATAATGGTGCAGGTAAATCGACCCTCATCAAACTGATGGCGGGCAAGCTAGCACCATTGAGCGGTGGGATAGTAGTCAATCAAGGCGTGCGCCTCGGTTACTTTGCCCAGCACCAATTGGAAGCGCTCGACAGCCACGCTTCTCCGCTACTGCATCTGCAACGACTGGCACCGAAAGAGCGGGAACAGGTGTTGCGAGATTTTCTCGGCCGCTTCGGCTTTATTGGTGATCAAGCGCTCGCACCGGTTGCTCCTTTTTCCGGTGGTGAAAAAGCGCGTTTGGCCTTGGCCATTTTGGTATGGCAGGCACCCAATCTATTGCTACTGGATGAGCCGACCAACCACCTCGATCTCGAGATGCGCCATGCGCTCACCATGGCATTGCAAGCCTTCGAAGGCGCTGTCGTCATCGTCTCCCACGATCGCCATTTGCTAAAATCATGTTGCGATGAGTTTGTGCTAGTTGATAGCCAACAAGTCACCGACTTTAGCGGTGATCTGGATGAGTACCAGCAATGGCTACTGAGCAGCACCAAGGTTGCCTCAGATCTGGACGGTACTGAAGGCAGTAGTGAAACTGCCCCGGTAAAAATAGATCGAAAAGCACAGAAGCGATTGGAAGCCGAGTTCCGGCAACAAACCAAAGCCACACGCAAGCGCATAGAAAACTTAGAAAAATTGATGGAAAAGAGCACTGATTCATTGGCAACAATAGAGCAGCGTCTCGCCGAGCCATCACTTTATGAGGCCGAAAACAAAGCCGAACTAAATCAATTGCTTTTGCAACAGGCCGAACATAAGCAGACACTGGAACAAAGCGAAGCGGAATGGCTCGAGTTGCAAGAGCAACTAGAAGAAGAAACAGAACAATTTAGGGAACAATTAGATGGAACTGGAAGCAGATAG
- the nudC gene encoding NAD(+) diphosphatase, translating to MSHYQTDPSNPKQSVWFIVFGQKILLTSNGDLPSALPGAISEDKLEPMVLGELQGRSCHMVVLEQDTAFAQAEMVDLRSLAERLPAEQFAMAGKACQWETFLNNHRFCGRCGARMRQVQWELAMHCDHCKHRCYPRLSPCIIVAVRRDRQILLAQNKRHKSGVYSVVAGFIEPGETVEQAVHRELAEEVGIAVTGLTYRASQPWPFPHALMMAFTADYLAGDLVLEQKEISDAGWYAITEREVWPPLPDDYTVARQLIEQLIADIEQND from the coding sequence TTGTCTCACTATCAAACAGACCCCTCAAATCCTAAGCAGAGTGTGTGGTTTATTGTTTTTGGCCAAAAGATCCTATTGACCTCCAATGGTGATTTACCTAGCGCATTACCTGGCGCGATTAGCGAAGATAAGCTTGAGCCAATGGTGCTAGGCGAGTTACAAGGGAGATCGTGTCACATGGTGGTGCTAGAGCAGGACACTGCTTTTGCACAGGCAGAGATGGTCGATTTACGTTCTTTAGCAGAACGGCTACCTGCTGAACAGTTTGCGATGGCAGGTAAGGCATGTCAGTGGGAAACCTTCCTTAACAACCATCGATTTTGTGGCCGTTGTGGTGCGCGGATGCGACAGGTGCAGTGGGAACTGGCGATGCATTGTGACCATTGTAAGCATCGCTGTTATCCGCGGCTTTCCCCTTGCATTATTGTTGCGGTGCGCCGAGATAGGCAGATACTTTTGGCTCAGAATAAACGTCATAAGAGTGGTGTGTATAGCGTTGTTGCTGGATTTATTGAACCTGGGGAGACGGTGGAACAAGCGGTGCATAGAGAGTTAGCAGAAGAGGTCGGTATTGCGGTGACTGGATTGACTTATCGTGCTAGCCAGCCCTGGCCATTTCCCCATGCACTAATGATGGCATTCACTGCGGACTATCTTGCCGGAGACCTAGTACTCGAGCAGAAAGAGATCTCTGATGCAGGCTGGTATGCGATTACGGAACGCGAAGTGTGGCCACCGCTACCTGATGATTACACCGTGGCGCGGCAGTTGATTGAGCAGCTGATCGCAGATATTGAACAGAATGATTAA